The following are encoded together in the Salvia hispanica cultivar TCC Black 2014 chromosome 6, UniMelb_Shisp_WGS_1.0, whole genome shotgun sequence genome:
- the LOC125194808 gene encoding uncharacterized protein LOC125194808 produces MRQREDAFRKSKELLFAEISNFTGLKLEDFSSKWRRMDSDEKLVLVRGFVAEWSAHFHPLSARSVKELVDDYVAGMSDFSDSGNLFSGLGKLFGFGSDDIDS; encoded by the coding sequence ATGCGTCAGCGAGAAGATGCCTTCAGAAAAAGCAAGGAGCTCCTATTCGCCGAGATCTCCAATTTCACCGGATTGAAATTGGAGGATTTCAGCAGCAAGTGGCGTAGGATGGACAGCGATGAGAAATTGGTTTTGGTTAGGGGTTTTGTGGCGgagtggagcgcgcattttcATCCGTTGTCGGCGAGGTCTGTCAAGGAATTGGTGGACGACTACGTTGCTGGAATGAGTGATTTTTCGGATTCTGGTAATTTGTTCTCTGGTTTGGGGAAATTGTTTGGATTTGGTAGTGATGATATTGATAGCTAG
- the LOC125192205 gene encoding protein ALP1-like produces the protein MRDAEKQIPMNSPSLAALISSLISQILIIIFLFFPPSNTLSIATPNPSLPHHPLFPFLHHFLAAADISAALSLSRKRKRPLPDTDDGAAASRVARNPDSFKRLFNMKSATFEWLCGLLEPLLDCRDPVGSPLDLPAETRLGIGLFRLATGADHREISARFGVPEADSKFCVKQLCRVLCTNYRFWVGFPGPTELESVSSQFETLTGLPNCCGVVSCPRFEFDIEKASRNSIPNYRKQSIAAQIVVDSSSRILSIIAGFSGGKTDLNILKSTNFYKDVEKGEILNSQRVVRVNDVDVPQYLVGSGEYPLLPWLLVPFVDPKPGSVEENLNKAHSLMQVSSYKAMASLRNWGVLERPIKAEYKAAVACIGACSILHNMLISREDYSAFCHEWDDGAFLHDQNVARSEGNLVEENAFAIRNSLATRARSLDCSN, from the coding sequence ATGCGCGACGCCGAGAAACAAATTCCGATGAATTCCCCATCTCTGGCCGCCTTGATTTCCTCCCTAATTTCCCAAATCCTCATCATAATATTCCTCTTCTTCCCTCCCTCAAACACCCTCTCCATCGCCACACCCAATCCCTCACTTCCCCACCATCCCCTCTTTCCCTTCCTCCACCACTTCCTCGCCGCCGCCGACATCTCCGCCGCCCTCTCACTCTCCCGTAAACGGAAGCGCCCCCTCCCCGACACAGACGACGGCGCCGCCGCCTCGCGCGTCGCCCGCAACCCCGACTCCTTCAAGCGCCTCTTCAACATGAAATCCGCCACTTTCGAGTGGCTCTGCGGCCTCCTCGAGCCTCTCCTCGACTGCCGCGACCCCGTCGGCTCGCCGCTCGACCTCCCCGCCGAGACCCGCCTCGGAATCGGCCTCTTCCGCCTCGCCACCGGCGCCGATCACCGCGAGATCTCCGCCCGCTTCGGAGTCCCCGAGGCCGACTCCAAATTCTGCGTCAAGCAGCTCTGCCGCGTCCTCTGCACCAACTACCGCTTCTGGGTCGGGTTTCCCGGCCCCACCGAATTGGAATCCGTCTCCTCTCAATTCGAAACCCTCACCGGCCTCCCCAATTGCTGCGGAGTCGTCAGCTGCCCTAGGTTTGAATTCGATATCGAAAAGGCTAGTAGAAATTCAATCCCTAATTATCGGAAACAGAGCATTGCCGCCCAAATCGTCGTCGATTCATCATCCAGAATTCTAAGCATTATAGCCGGTTTTAGCGGCGGTAAGACTGATTTAAACATCCTAAAATCGACCAATTTCTATAAAGACGTTGAGAAAGGGGAAATCTTGAACTCACAGAGGGTTGTTAGAGTGAATGATGTGGATGTGCCTCAATATCTAGTTGGAAGTGGGGAGTATCCGCTGCTTCCGTGGCTGCTAGTACCCTTTGTCGATCCTAAGCCGGGATCAGTTGAGGAGAATCTCAACAAGGCTCATTCTTTGATGCAGGTTTCCTCGTATAAGGCGATGGCGAGTTTGAGGAATTGGGGTGTTTTGGAAAGGCCTATCAAGGCAGAGTATAAGGCTGCTGTGGCTTGTATCGGTGCTTGTTCTATACTGCATAATATGTTGATATCAAGGGAGGATTACTCTGCATTTTGCCACGAATGGGATGATGGCGCTTTTCTTCATGATCAAAATGTGGCTAGGTCCGAGGGGAACTTGGTTGAAGAGAACGCATTTGCTATTCGAAATTCATTGGCTACAAGAGCCAGAAGCTTAGATTGTTCGAATTGA